ACCGCAAGGCTGTCGGCGAGGCTGGCCTGCTCGGGGTGACCAGCATCACGCAGTGCCTGGGCGAGATCGGCACAATGCTCGGGCAGCAGGCTGACCACGCCGCTGCCGGCCGGTGCACCGAGAGCGCGGACGGCGGCATCGGTGAGGCTGGCGTCGGGATTGAGCAGGGGGGCCGGATAGTAGACTTCCAGCCAGTCGCCCTGGGTGTTCTGGGAGCCGATACCAAGTGCAAAACTGAGCATGTGTATGTCCTTCAACGTGAATGGGGTCGGAAATGCAGAGCGCTGCGCGAGTCGGGTAACTGCCGCAGCGGATCACAGATTGTCGTAGTCGCCATCGCGATAACCGACTCGAATCTCGTCGCCGGTATCGAGCAGCGGGCGCTTGATCAGGGTCGGGTTGGCCATCAGCAGGGAGCGTACCTTGTTCGAGTCGAGATCATCGGTATCGACACCGGACTTGTCAGCGTCGGACAGGTTGCGCCAGGTCGTACTGCGCTTGTTGAGTAGCGTCATGACCGGCACCCGCTCGAGAATATGTTCGAGCAGCGCTGCCGACACCCCGTCCTTGCGCAGATCGTGGACCTGGTAGGGGTGGCCGCTGGCATCCAGAGCCTTGATGGCCTTGCGGCAAGTATCGCAGTTGTGGATCACGTAGATCGTCAGCATGACGTATCTTCCTTCGTATTGGGCGGTTGCAACAGCGTCAGCCGCGTTCGACCAACTGGCGGATGCGCTCGGCGGCTTCACGAGTGGCTTCCAGCTCATCGACCAATGCCAGACGCAGGCGCCCCGTGCCGGGATTGACGCCGTTGGCGCCTACGCGGCCCATATAGCTGCCGGGCAGTACGCTGACATGCGCCTCACTGAACAGGCGTCTGGTCAAGGCTTCATCATCGCCGGCCGGTACCGCCGGCCACAGATAGAAACTGGCTTCGGGCTGCGGGAAGTCGAGTACCGGAGCCAGAATGTCGGTGACGGCAGCGAACTTCTCGCGATAGGCATCGCGGTTGTTACGCACATGCTGTTCATCGGACCAGGCGACGATGGAGGCCTGTTGTACCGGCAGCGCCATGGCGCAGCCATGATAGGTGCGGTAGCGCTTGAAGCGCTCGATGACCTTCGCATCGCCAGCGACGAAGCCGGAGCGTAGCCCCGGCAGGTTGGAGCGCTTGGACAGCGAGTGGAATACCACACAACGTCGGTAGTCGTGACGACCAAGCTCCGCGGCTGCCTGCAGCAGGCCCGGTGGCGGGGTCTGCTCATCGAGGTACAGCTCGGAGTAGCACTCATCCGAGGCGATGATGAAGTTGTACTCATCGGCCAGTTGGATCAAGCGCTTGAATTCCTTCAGCGGGGTAACGGCGCCGGTCGGGTTGCCTGGCGAACACAGGAATACCAGCTGCACCTCACGCCAGGTGTCGGGATCGATCGAATCGAAATCCGGGCGAAAGTCGTTGTCCGCGTCGCAATCCAGGTACAGCGGGGTGCCTCCGGCGAGCAGTGTCGCACCTTCGTAGATCTGGTAGAAGGGATTGGGAACAGCCACTCGTGCCGGACGAGTACGGTCCAGACATGCCTGGACCAGAGCGAAGATGGCTTCTCGCGTGCCATTGACCGGAATCACTTCGCGCTCGGTATCCAACTGCTTGAGGGCGAAGCGCCGCGTTGCCCAGCGGGCGATGGTCTCGCGCAGTTCCGCACTTCCCGCTGTGGCCGGATAGCGCGCAAAGGCCTGCTGGTGTTCGACCAGCGCGTCCAGCGCCGCCTGGTAGGGCGGGTGCTGAGGTTCGCCAATGGTCAATGGGCGATGGGCCAGGCCCGGCGGTGGGGTGAGTCCTGCTTTCAAGGCCGCGAGGCGCTCAAAGGGGTAGGGCTGGAGAGCGTCAATATCGGGATTCATGAGTGTCCAGGCGCGCCCTTGAGGGCGTCGTTGTAATGCCGGGCTGGCATATGTTCATGTGCTGATGCGTGGCGCGCAACGCGAGTAGCACCGGGCCCCCGATTATAGGGAAGCGGGCAGATAGCCTCAAACTTCTCGGTACGATGGAGTGCTGGCAGTGGTGTGGCTAGCTGCCACCTTCTTCGGCAGCGGTGTCTGCACTCACTTGTTCATAGAGGTCGAGTGTGGGTTGAGGGTAGTCGGCAGCGCTGACGACGATGATCGCGCCTTGGGTAGGAACGATATCACGTGTCGTGGTGTGCCATTGGTCCTCGGTGGTGGTCTCGAGCTTGATGCTATTGGCCTGGTATGGAGTGAGTCCGGCAAGCAGAGCGTTGCTACTGGCCTTGATATAGTGATGATCTGGCCCTGTGGCCATTTTGCCTGAACGTGACTGAGGCGTAATCAGAACCATGGTATCGCCGCGCTCTGGACTCAGTACCAGACCGCCAGAGTGAGCCAGCATGGTCCCGCTGAGCGAAGCGTTATACTGCTGAGTGCCATTGTCCTCGTGGCTGAAGTTGGCGCCAAATAGAGTTGCCGGCGTATTCCATTTCAGGCTGGCGCCATAATCATCGAGTTGAGTGCCTTCGGCGCCAACCACACTGGCATGGGCTTGATAGTTGACCCGTTGCTCTGGGCCGATGTCGTCACCGATTCTGGCTCGTAGCCGGGGCTGCTCGTCATCGCCGAAACTGGCGCTGGTAGTCAAGTCCGGTGTCTGCCCGGCCAGTCCCAGCGGAACTCTCACGCTGGCGAGGTAAAGGCTGCTGGGCTGGTCATCTTCGATGTTCTGTCCGGCGCTCAGGTACAGGTTGCCCCAGTTGAAGTCGCGTTGGTAACCGAGTTGATAAGTCGTGATTTTGCTGTCATTGCCCCAATAGCGGCGATCGGTGCCGCTCAGGTCCAGTTGCCCCCAATCGCCCACCGGCTGACTGATGGTCAGTTGGAAGCGGTCTCGTTCGCGTTCGTTGTCATCGGCGTCTTCGTCCCAGGCAAAGTCTTCGAGACTCACGTAATCCTCGTTGGAGAACCGATAGGCGGCGAGAGCGAAGGAGGTATCAGTAGAGTCCAGATGGTGGCTATAACCGAAGCGATAGCTCTCACCCTGCATCGTGCTGTAGGTGCCGTCATCACTCAGCATATTGCTGGCGGAGGATGAAGTGATATCAGCACTCACCGCACCAAAGGGAGTGGCGGTGGCACTGCCGACGACCAGCGCACCGTAGCCGTCCGCCAGAATGCCGCCGGTATAGAGACTGGCATAGTTGTTCAGACCCTGGCGCCAGGTGGATTGGCCGAACCAGGGGCCGATGATGTGCTGCTGTTGGCGTAGTCGCCCCAGACTGAAGCTGTAGCTTGAGGTTCCGGGCCGCATCAGGTCCACTTCCGAGAGGTAGGGCACGCTGAATCGGTGATTGCTGCCATCAGCTTCATTGACCATGACCTCGAGGTCTCCAGAGGCTTCTGGGGCGATGAGGTCATCAATGACAAACTCGCCAGGCGACACCGTAGTCTCGTATATCACCGAGCCTTGCTGACGGATGGTAACGGTAGCTGACGTTCGGGCGATGCCGCGCACGACGGGGGCGTATCCACGTTGGCTCTCAGGGCGCATCTGTTCATCACTGCGCAGTTGCATGCCACTGAAATCGACACCGTCAAACAGATCACCTGGTGTCGAGTACTGCCCCAGCGTCAGACGTGAGTTGAACTGCTGCAGGTCGTGCTGGGCATAGCTGTTGATGACATCGTATGTCTTGTGGCTTTCCTGTAGTTTTGCGTTGGCCTGGTGGCGTAATCGCCAGGCCCCGGCATTGAAGCCAGCGGTGTAGTTGAGGTTGTAGCGTTGCAAGCCACTGTGGTCTGGCTTTCGGCTCTGGTTGGTGTTGAAGTCGTAGGACAGGAAGCTCGCGGTCACACCCTGGTCCCGAGCCAGCGCCTGTTTCGGCAATCGCATGGATGGCCGAGAGGACGGAGAAGGGTAGGTCAAAAGCTCCTGTGCCAGAGACACAGGCTGCTCCGGTGGCGTATTGGGCGGAGTGTCGGCACGCGCCGTGCCGGAAAACAGCAGTAGTAGACATGCTGCTCGCAGCCACTGCCATGGAAAAGCATCTTGCGCAGAGTAGGCCATTGGTTGCGCTGATCGATAACGGAGATGAACGGGGTTTCTAATCACTTTCGGCAGTCAAGATGGTGTTGTGTTCAATCTGCTACCGCTGACCGCGACAGCATCAAGCCTGCTCAGCCTGGCCCCTGAACGCTGAGAACCTCGATCAAGCGTTCACGAAGCTGTTGTTGACGCGCAGGGTCGGTCAGTGGATTGCCGCGGCGGTCGGTGATGTAGAAGACGTCTTCGACGCGCTCGCCGAGCGTGGCGATCTTGGCTGCGGACAGTGAGATGCCTTGTTCGAGAAAGATACCACCGACCCTGGCCAGCAGGCCGGGGCGGTCGGGGGCAGTCAGTTCAAGCATGGTGCGGTCGCTGCTCGGATCCTGCTCGATGATGACTCGGGTTGGCACCTTGAAGTGTTTGAGCTGGCGCGGTGTGTGTCGAGTCACAATGGTTGGGTAGTCATCGGGATCGTCGAGTTCCTCGAACAGGTGCCGACGTATCTCCTCCAGTCGTACCGGATCGCGGATGGCGCGGTCCTGATCGTCCAGCACGATAAAGGTGTTCAGTGTCCAATCGTTGTTGGACGTGGCAATGCGCGCATCGTGGATCGATAGCCCGAGTTGTTCCATGGCGGCAGCGGTGGCCGCGAACAGGTTGTCTACCGAATGGGTGTGAATGAAGACCTTGGTGCCGCCCTCGGCCATATCGGCAGTGGGTGCATTGATCAGGATCAGCGGGGGCGGCTGGTCTCCGTGGGCAAGAATCCCCTGGGTCTGCCAGACCACTTCACTCGGCGCATACTGCAGGAAAAAGTCTTCGCCCATGGAGCGCCACAACGCATCGACGCGGTTCATGTCCTCGCCTATCACGCTGAGTAGTGAGCGCGCTTCGTCGCGGGTTTCGCGTACCCAGTCCTCGCGCTCCAGCGGGTTTTCAAGGCCGCGACGCAGGGCGCGACGCGCTTCGGCATGTAACTGACGCAGTAGTGATGCCCGCCAACCATTCCATAGCGTGGGGTTGGTGGCGTTGATATCGGCAACCGTCAGTACATACAGGTAGTCGAGTCGGGTCTCGTCACCGACGGCGGTAGCGAAGTCACGGATCACTTCCGGGTCGGTGATATCACGTTTCTGAGCGATCATTGACATCAGCAGATGATTTTCCACCAACCAACTGAGCAGACGCGTATCGCGCTGCGAGATGCCATGTTTTTCGGCGAAGGCTTCGACATCCCTCGCGCCGATCAAGGAATGGTCGCCACCACGTCCCTTACCGATATCGTGGAAGAGTCCGGCAATCCACAGGATATCCATTCGTGGTAGCTGATGAATCAGCGTCGCCGCAACAGGAAACTCTCGGCGAGCCTGGGGTTTGCGCATGCCATGTAGACATTTGAGCAGGCGCAGAGTGTGGGCATCGACGCTATAGATATGGAACAGGTCGTGCTGCATCAGGCCGACGGCCTGACCGAATACTGGTAGATACTTACCGAGGACACCATAGCGATTCATGCGCCTGAGTTGTCGCGCTACGTTGCCGTTGGAACGCAGCAGAGCCATGAACAGTGCCTGGTGCTCAGGGTTGTTGCGATACATGTCATCGATGAGATGGCGGTGGTCGCGAATCAGGCGAATGGTATCGGCACGAACCCCTTCGATTTCGGGATGTTCGGCCATTAGATAGAAAAGTTCGAGCAGCGCCGATGGTTGATTGCGGAATACCGCCCGCGAGCGCGCCTGGATGTAGCCGCCGGCAATCTCGAAGCGCTCGTTGAGTGGCTGTACCTTCAGTGGCACACGCGGGCGCAGGATTACCTCGTCGAAGTGCTGCAACAGCATGTCGTTGAGGCCGGCAAGCGCGGTGACGTGGCGGTAATAGCGTTTCATGAACTGTTCGACTGCGAGTCGTTCGGGAGTATCGCGATAGCCGAACAGCTCGGCGATGGTGCTCTGATGGTCGAACAGCAGGCGGTCCTCGGCGCGGCCTGTCAGCATGTGCAGCGCGTAGCGTACCTGCCACAGAAAGGCCTGGCCCTGGCTGAGGATGCGGTGTTCGGCATCATTCATGAAGCCGCGTGCCACGACATCTTCGTAGCTTTCGGTATCGAAGTGGCGTTTGGCGACCCATCCGATCATCTGGATATCGCGCAGGCAGCCGGGCGAGCTCTTGATGTTGGGCTCGAGGTGATATTCGGAGTTGTTGAAACGATAGTGGCGCGAAATCTGCTCTTGCCACTTGGCTTCGAAGAAGCGATCCGCGGGCCACATGCGCTCTGGTGCCAGGCGGTTGCGCATCGCCTGACGCAATTGTTCCAGGCCAGCCAGAGTACGTGACTCCAACAGGTTGGTGATCACCGTGACATCGGCTTCTGCCTCGCGCTCGCAGTCATTCAGTGAGCGAACGCTGTGGCCGATCTCGAGGCCGATATCCCACAGGAAGGTGATGAAGGAGGTCAGTGCCTCGCGGTACGGCGTATCGTCGTCTTCGGCGAGGAGGAACATCAAGTCGATATCGGAGTGAGGATGAAGCTCTCCGCGACCATAGCCGCCTACTGCCAGCAGCGCGACACCATCATCGAGTCCCGGGTGGCGCTGCCAGGCGAGGGCCAGCAGTTGATCCATGCACCAGGCGCGTCCCCGCACCAGATCGCGAATATCAGTGCCTCCAAGGAAATGCTCATCGAGGCGAGCTTGAATTTCCTTGAGTGCCCCCTTGAAGGGAGCAATGGGTGAGCGCTGGCCATCGAGCTGCTGGTTGAACTCGTCGAAGTCGAACAGCTCGAGGTCCGGAGTGAAGCGATAATGGTGCAGGAGCATGGAGAATCAGCGCTCGAGGAACGACAGGTCTTCGTCAGCGCGTGCAGTGAGCACTTCTACCCCAGTCTCGGTGACCAGCAGCGTGTGCTCCCACTGCGCCGTCAGGCTCCTGTCCTTTGTCACGGCGGTCCAGCCATCACGCAATACCCTGGTGCGATGGTCGCCGACATTGATCATCGGCTCGATGGTGAAGCACATGCCGGCGGCCAGTTCAATATCGGCCTCGGGTGCGTAACCGTCATAGTGCAGCACCTGCGGATCCTCGTGGAAGCCAGCCCCAATGCCATGGCCACAGAAATCCTGGACGACGGAGTAACTGTTGGCTTTAGCGTGATTTTCGATAACCCGGGCCAGTTCCGACAGACGGACACCAGGGCGTACCAGCGCCATGCTCTTGTACAGACATTCCTGGGTAATGCGGCATAGGCGTTCACCCTGGATGCTTTCGCCGATCACGAACATCATGCTCGAATCACCGTGATAGCCGGCGGCAGTCTTGACGGTGACATCAATGTTCATGATGTCGCCCTTCTTGAGCTTCTTGCTGTCGTCGGGGATGCCGTGACAGACCACATGGTTGATCGAAGTACAGATCGACTTCGGGAAACCGTGGTAGTTGAGCGGAGCAGGTGTTGAGCCCAGCTCGTCGACAATATAGTCGTGGCATAGGCGGTCCAGATGGCCGGTGCTGACGCCAGCGACGACATGAGGGGCGAGCATCTCGAATACGCTGGCGGCCTGGCGGCCCGCTTCGCGCATCAATTCGATCTCTTCGGTTGTCTTGATCGGTACGTTCATGGAATCTCGGTCTGAAAGGGATGCACGAGCCATGCAATGGGGCGCAGTGCCGTCAGGCGGGTGGTGGCACTCGCAAGCGACTCTCGCTGCATGACTCGATATATCCGTTGATAGTGCCCCATATACGTATATATACGCGGCGGGCGGGCGTTCGCTGAACTCGCTGACGTGTGCACGTAGCCCGGTAAACAGGGCAGAAATACGGCGCTGGAAGCACATTGGACCGGCGTGCGCAATGACCCAGAACGTCTGGCGACTTCAACTTGAAGGCTATCCATGGTATAAAGCTGCGCGCTTTCCTGCAATCGCCATTCACCCACTTGGTCAGTCGTTCTGCTCAGGTCATCGTACCGACAGTTGAACATGGCGGGTAGGTGGTCAGCAGGGAATCGTGTAACAGGGCAATCAAATGTTGGTTACCCAAGCCTTGAAAACACACATGTACCGTCACATGGTCCCGGGTGCCGT
This Halomonas huangheensis DNA region includes the following protein-coding sequences:
- a CDS encoding Spx/MgsR family RNA polymerase-binding regulatory protein, translating into MLTIYVIHNCDTCRKAIKALDASGHPYQVHDLRKDGVSAALLEHILERVPVMTLLNKRSTTWRNLSDADKSGVDTDDLDSNKVRSLLMANPTLIKRPLLDTGDEIRVGYRDGDYDNL
- the dapC gene encoding succinyldiaminopimelate transaminase, which encodes MNPDIDALQPYPFERLAALKAGLTPPPGLAHRPLTIGEPQHPPYQAALDALVEHQQAFARYPATAGSAELRETIARWATRRFALKQLDTEREVIPVNGTREAIFALVQACLDRTRPARVAVPNPFYQIYEGATLLAGGTPLYLDCDADNDFRPDFDSIDPDTWREVQLVFLCSPGNPTGAVTPLKEFKRLIQLADEYNFIIASDECYSELYLDEQTPPPGLLQAAAELGRHDYRRCVVFHSLSKRSNLPGLRSGFVAGDAKVIERFKRYRTYHGCAMALPVQQASIVAWSDEQHVRNNRDAYREKFAAVTDILAPVLDFPQPEASFYLWPAVPAGDDEALTRRLFSEAHVSVLPGSYMGRVGANGVNPGTGRLRLALVDELEATREAAERIRQLVERG
- a CDS encoding fimbria/pilus outer membrane usher protein; translated protein: MAYSAQDAFPWQWLRAACLLLLFSGTARADTPPNTPPEQPVSLAQELLTYPSPSSRPSMRLPKQALARDQGVTASFLSYDFNTNQSRKPDHSGLQRYNLNYTAGFNAGAWRLRHQANAKLQESHKTYDVINSYAQHDLQQFNSRLTLGQYSTPGDLFDGVDFSGMQLRSDEQMRPESQRGYAPVVRGIARTSATVTIRQQGSVIYETTVSPGEFVIDDLIAPEASGDLEVMVNEADGSNHRFSVPYLSEVDLMRPGTSSYSFSLGRLRQQQHIIGPWFGQSTWRQGLNNYASLYTGGILADGYGALVVGSATATPFGAVSADITSSSASNMLSDDGTYSTMQGESYRFGYSHHLDSTDTSFALAAYRFSNEDYVSLEDFAWDEDADDNERERDRFQLTISQPVGDWGQLDLSGTDRRYWGNDSKITTYQLGYQRDFNWGNLYLSAGQNIEDDQPSSLYLASVRVPLGLAGQTPDLTTSASFGDDEQPRLRARIGDDIGPEQRVNYQAHASVVGAEGTQLDDYGASLKWNTPATLFGANFSHEDNGTQQYNASLSGTMLAHSGGLVLSPERGDTMVLITPQSRSGKMATGPDHHYIKASSNALLAGLTPYQANSIKLETTTEDQWHTTTRDIVPTQGAIIVVSAADYPQPTLDLYEQVSADTAAEEGGS
- a CDS encoding [protein-PII] uridylyltransferase, which translates into the protein MLLHHYRFTPDLELFDFDEFNQQLDGQRSPIAPFKGALKEIQARLDEHFLGGTDIRDLVRGRAWCMDQLLALAWQRHPGLDDGVALLAVGGYGRGELHPHSDIDLMFLLAEDDDTPYREALTSFITFLWDIGLEIGHSVRSLNDCEREAEADVTVITNLLESRTLAGLEQLRQAMRNRLAPERMWPADRFFEAKWQEQISRHYRFNNSEYHLEPNIKSSPGCLRDIQMIGWVAKRHFDTESYEDVVARGFMNDAEHRILSQGQAFLWQVRYALHMLTGRAEDRLLFDHQSTIAELFGYRDTPERLAVEQFMKRYYRHVTALAGLNDMLLQHFDEVILRPRVPLKVQPLNERFEIAGGYIQARSRAVFRNQPSALLELFYLMAEHPEIEGVRADTIRLIRDHRHLIDDMYRNNPEHQALFMALLRSNGNVARQLRRMNRYGVLGKYLPVFGQAVGLMQHDLFHIYSVDAHTLRLLKCLHGMRKPQARREFPVAATLIHQLPRMDILWIAGLFHDIGKGRGGDHSLIGARDVEAFAEKHGISQRDTRLLSWLVENHLLMSMIAQKRDITDPEVIRDFATAVGDETRLDYLYVLTVADINATNPTLWNGWRASLLRQLHAEARRALRRGLENPLEREDWVRETRDEARSLLSVIGEDMNRVDALWRSMGEDFFLQYAPSEVVWQTQGILAHGDQPPPLILINAPTADMAEGGTKVFIHTHSVDNLFAATAAAMEQLGLSIHDARIATSNNDWTLNTFIVLDDQDRAIRDPVRLEEIRRHLFEELDDPDDYPTIVTRHTPRQLKHFKVPTRVIIEQDPSSDRTMLELTAPDRPGLLARVGGIFLEQGISLSAAKIATLGERVEDVFYITDRRGNPLTDPARQQQLRERLIEVLSVQGPG
- the map gene encoding type I methionyl aminopeptidase translates to MNVPIKTTEEIELMREAGRQAASVFEMLAPHVVAGVSTGHLDRLCHDYIVDELGSTPAPLNYHGFPKSICTSINHVVCHGIPDDSKKLKKGDIMNIDVTVKTAAGYHGDSSMMFVIGESIQGERLCRITQECLYKSMALVRPGVRLSELARVIENHAKANSYSVVQDFCGHGIGAGFHEDPQVLHYDGYAPEADIELAAGMCFTIEPMINVGDHRTRVLRDGWTAVTKDRSLTAQWEHTLLVTETGVEVLTARADEDLSFLER